A genomic window from Clostridium aceticum includes:
- a CDS encoding S41 family peptidase, translating to MISKRKALVGAIILIIVTTILNATLGNLIALPLGQKVLISRDTYEYYRDLGGEYGKLLTLKEFLTKNYYKEVDEEKLLESAIKGMFQGVEDPYTTYMTEREFTDLMTRTQGTYGGIGVIITPGEDGFVTVVSPIEDTPGERAGIATGDRIITVDGKTVSGEQLDLAADMMKGEPGTNVILTLWREGRNEPFEVTLEREEIRLRTVRSEVLEGNIGYVRISMFDEQTANDFREHIGELEKQNVQGLIIDLRNNPGGLLSQCLEISDMILGEQVIVYTEDRHGKREIEKSDKKQVDLPLVVLVNKGSASASEILAGAVKDGNRGVILGTTTFGKGLVQQVKPLNDGTGFKYTVSQYFTPNGTNIHGTGIEPDIVVELPEELRNEVTIERDQDIQLEKAMEIVKEKM from the coding sequence ATGATAAGTAAAAGAAAAGCTTTAGTAGGAGCCATTATTCTCATTATAGTAACCACAATACTTAATGCAACACTGGGAAATTTAATTGCTCTGCCGCTGGGACAGAAGGTGCTGATTTCAAGGGATACTTATGAGTATTATAGAGATTTGGGAGGAGAGTATGGTAAACTCCTTACACTAAAAGAATTTTTAACAAAAAATTATTATAAAGAAGTAGATGAAGAAAAATTATTAGAATCAGCCATCAAAGGCATGTTTCAAGGGGTGGAGGATCCCTATACTACCTATATGACAGAAAGAGAATTTACTGACTTAATGACGAGAACCCAAGGTACTTATGGTGGTATTGGTGTTATTATAACACCAGGAGAAGATGGTTTTGTAACGGTGGTATCGCCTATAGAGGATACTCCTGGAGAAAGAGCTGGAATTGCTACCGGTGATAGAATTATTACTGTAGATGGAAAAACTGTATCAGGAGAGCAGTTGGATTTAGCTGCTGACATGATGAAGGGAGAACCTGGTACAAATGTGATCTTAACCCTATGGCGTGAAGGGAGAAATGAGCCCTTTGAAGTAACACTAGAAAGAGAGGAAATTCGTTTAAGAACTGTTAGATCAGAGGTGCTGGAGGGCAATATAGGTTATGTGCGAATATCGATGTTTGATGAACAAACAGCTAATGACTTTAGAGAACATATCGGTGAATTAGAAAAACAAAATGTTCAAGGATTAATTATTGATTTACGAAACAACCCTGGAGGTTTGTTGAGCCAGTGCTTAGAAATTTCTGATATGATATTGGGAGAACAAGTAATTGTTTATACAGAAGATCGTCATGGCAAAAGAGAAATAGAAAAGTCTGATAAAAAGCAAGTAGATCTTCCACTAGTAGTGTTAGTAAATAAGGGAAGTGCCAGTGCATCTGAAATATTAGCAGGCGCCGTCAAGGATGGAAATAGAGGTGTAATTCTTGGTACTACCACCTTTGGCAAGGGCTTAGTGCAGCAAGTAAAACCACTAAATGATGGAACAGGGTTTAAATATACAGTTTCTCAATATTTTACTCCTAATGGAACCAATATTCATGGTACAGGTATCGAACCAGATATAGTAGTAGAATTGCCAGAGGAATTAAGAAATGAAGTGACTATAGAGAGGGATCAAGATATACAGTTAGAAAAAGCCATGGAAATTGTAAAAGAAAAAATGTAA